Below is a genomic region from Oryzias melastigma strain HK-1 linkage group LG7, ASM292280v2, whole genome shotgun sequence.
GCAGCAGCTTGATGAAAATGCTTCCCACAATCGTTTGATAACAATTTAGTAGTTTTACAAACCTAATGTAGAGTCATGATAGTAAACCCACATGGTGAGCCCGCTGTGGCCCCACCAACCCTTTCCCAcaagtttcagttttatgtcatattttatGTCTCCCTAAATTCAATTGTCAGGGACATTGTCTTTGTAGTTGGGGTTAAAATTTaatattgtcttttatttttaattaaatttttatgaACAAATGTCAGccatttacacatttctgttttccaAACTCGGTTCATAcgttttggggtcatggggttgctggagcctatcccagcaaaTGTTGGGGTAAGGCGGGGCATACCCAAGATCAGGGGTGGGCAATTCCAGACCTTAAGGGTCAATTTGTCTGCATGATTCCCAGATAATCTTGCTCTACTCATGGCTGAATAATTGTTTCATGAATCCGCAGTCGTATAGAGCATGCCAGAGCAGggaatgttggaaaacatgcaggaatgcggccaTCAGTGCCCACTTCTGCCATAGACGATTCACCGATCCATCATAGGGCCgtttacacatttctttttcgTATACAATTAATATTCCTCCAGTTTTGTGTCTTTATCAAGCCTTTTGATCGCTTTAGAGAAGAACTTTCTATTACTTCCTTCATGCAttctttaaaatgcttaaaatgaaGGAAGTAAACTTTATTATAACCAATACCAATAATTCCACATGTGATTTCTTGACTGTGTTGAgataaacattataaaaaatattcacaacaCCAACCTTTCTAAATCAGATGCTTGGGTCCAACAATAATTACTGGAtgacactccaatgaaaatgatgtgtTTGAGGGTGTACACATGTAGCAGATATAAATGTGTGAGTCATGCATGATAAACAGAAAGAactatatatataatgtatttatttttgtgaccaACCGACTGATTTTACAGTACCATAGTTCAACCAGtttagaacatttaaacattttgttggaGCATCAAACAAAACCAGGAGGTAATTTTGTTGTACATTAATGTGTAATTCATGTTCAAATGGTAAAGATAAATTTGGGTTATAATAAGTATAAtaagttttggctaaaacagtagaatcataattaaagagcgctgggaacactttcacaataaataaaacgatAAGagtctttgaaactttttttcctgagaTTTAGAAAGTCATCCATGGATCAATACATATTTTAGAGAAAAGTCATGGATCTCTTTTGTATCacaatttacaaagaaaaacaagcctGGACAGAActtattagttttcttttctgtttggagTCCTCTTTCTCATTCTTTTTCCCTGTGGTTCTGCTTCGCATAAGACTAAACCAAATGATAATTGTCCTCAGTCTTTAAAGATCCCGTTGAGAATCGAAGTGTCAGAACATGTGTAGACTGATTTTTTGATGAGACTCGTCATGCACCTCTTATTGTCAAacctctgttttttctttcagctgGTCCTGGTACCTCTAGTTCTCATATGTGCTCACCTAAGAGGCGATGATGCAGCAATAACATTACTTTGCAACGCAGGTAAGTAATCAAGACAGACAGCATGCTTGAGTTATTGGAGACTCAACTATGGGTTTAATGTActgtaaataaaagtaaataaagccTATTCTCTCTtctatttggttttctttgcaGGACAGTATAAGGATGCCAAAtccaaagaatgtaaaaaatgtgagcCTAAAACATATACAGAGATACgaaattctgtagaaaaatGCTTTAGATGCAAATCATGTAACGGTAAGCCTTTTTCTCCCATTTATCTGTTTCAATAGGATTTGCTGACATTTCCAATTTAATGCAGtgcatttattttctgaattttgttcaaagataaaaaaacgcaatttttttatttctagattGGATGGAATGAAGTACAAAcgtttatacttttaaaaagaacTGCAGCCTATCCTGTGTGAACAGTTGCACAgatatttaatttgttctttacttttttaatcagCCAATATGGTAGTAATAAAGCCCTGCACTGTGACCAGTAATACTCAATGTGACTGTAAAGAGGGATACTTCATGAAAGACTCATGCATGGCATGCTCCAGTGTCAGGGGTGAGGACACTCTTCACACAGGCATCTTTGGCAGACAATATTGAATCAATATTCAAGAGAAATTGAATCATTCTtgttctactttttatttttcaggcaCCAAATATAGGAACAGTGAAGATTACAAGAAGAAATGCTTGAacaagtatgtttttttaaaaatctcaaatcataaatctaaaaaatagaaaaacatagtTTGTATGTTTTAGATGCCAAAAATGGTGACAAATTCATCTACTAgaaattgtctttttctttctgaaggAAGAAGTGTCCGGGTGACCCAACATGCCCTACCACACCTGTGCTCCCTACCAACCCTTCAACAGCGACACCTACAACAACAGCTACAACCACAGCTACAACAACAGCTACAGCTACAACCACAGCTATAGCTAAAACAACAGCTACAACCACAGCTATAGCTAAAACAACAGCTACAACCACAGCTACAACCACAGCTGCAGCTACAACAGCTACAGCTAAAACAACAGCTACAACCACAGCTACAACCACAGCTGCAGCTACAACAGCTACAGCTAAAACAACAGCTACAACCACAGCTGCAGCTACAACAGCTACAGCTACAACCACAGCTGCAACTACAACAACTACAACCATTCCACATCCCATAAAGATAGAACCTTTTAGTAagtaaatttgaataattatttggatttgaatttaaatgatATACAGAACAATTGCAGTGCATTTATAACAAacactttgatatttttgatgTTGTGGATTATATTCTGGAAGGCAAAGTCTAAATTTTTCATGATTCAAATACTGTTAAAACATGGGAGAACAGATTCATCCTTCTGActatttaagggaaaaaaaatgtgtcttttttttttttaattcttccgaaactacaattcccagaacCTCACCTCTTCATATTTGGTATCATTGGAAAGCCCAAAGTGCCCTCTGTACATACAAACAAGAGTTAATTCAGTAGTATGCAGTGGTTGGGAGATTTTCAGACAGTGGCGGTATGCTACACGCACATGTTTATTGATGTTAATAATACTAAAATAGAAGTTCTTTTACTGATTTGATAGTTCTATTGCTgaaagaagcttgtattgagGATTtagtgaataataaaaagtcaaaaattaggGGGCAAAGCTCCACCCCTGTATTTAGTGTTATATTCAGTATTGAATTGAACATTTACATTGCCGGTTATCAGGAGGCTatagattacatttaaaaatgtaagttttgcCAGGAATTGCCCAAAAATGACATTAAGTCCCCATAAAGAGTGCTGCACACAAAAATTCCCCCAAATATTGCTGATCCAATTCTGTTTTCTTGTGATTATTTAAATACAAGAAATAATATTCAACTTAAATCCCTAAATAGATTATTTTCAGCATTTGCTCACTGGTATAGTATACCAGGTAGTTGCTTTTCTGGAttaataattactttttgtgtGAGCACAAAGTGTAAGTTAGATGGTGCACCAATGAGGAGTTGTTATATAGTCAAATCTTAACTACTATGGAAAGTGTTGGTAGGAGTGTTGGTAGGAGTGTTGGTAGGAGTGTTGGTAGGAGTGTTGGTAGGAGTGTTGCGGTTGTCTGCTTGTATTGATATTGTTCTGATATGGTGTATCTCTAGAATAAATGGCACTACTGTCACAAACTGAAACAGACAGCAGCTGAGTGAGAGTGAAATCAAGcataaatcaaaagtaaaaatttggGTGCAGCAACAATAAATCATTGTATTCCACTCTTAAAGGCAAATGAGGCCCAAAAAGTAATGCATGGTGCTTAAGCTTTAACTTAGAAGCAGTTACAACATTTTTCATGGAAGATTATACCTTGTCTTTTTGGAAAAACTACCAAATTTGAGTGTGTTAAATTTAATGTTATCTTGTATCTTCTATTTCTAACTGTACAGAAGAAAACCCGACCCTTTATCTTGCGGTTCATCTGGTTCTTCTCGTAATATTTCTGCTGCTCTTTggactcttgctgctctgctgctggaaAACGAAAGGAAGCCCACACCGTCTTTTCTGCTGGAGGTTAACCAAGACCTTCAAAATTGCTGATCAGGAGTCAGCATACCTGGGTaatcaatattttaacaaaaacatgtgtCAACACTGTGCATACTTGCAACATAGCCGCCATGCGGCTTGAACTTTCAGTCGTGGATTGATAATCATTTCCTTTTAACACTAACcatagacacatttttaaaaatgtattttaaatacaaCTTTAGACAATAATCTCAAACAACTAAATtgagacattatttttaattgtgattatttttggattaaGATAGCTTTaaaattaactagaaaagttgcattacctgcaataatgctagtgtgaatgctttttgctgaaagtagttgatTAAGATGCTCAAGCATTATGCTGAAAATTGttaagggatttgctgaaaatgcaataGCTATTTGGAAAacgttaaatttgctaaaagactagaaattttgttaaagaactacgAAAAAGTGCAGAGGTTGAGctaaatttctgaaacatttctaGTAAAattacatgccaattttgctaaaacatttagcgtattgcttaaatatgagctgaaattagcccaaaaaccttagtagatgcaaaattagcaaaaaaaaagttagcccgttgcctaaatattagctaaactccaaaacagcctaaaattccacagtaagctgaattagccaaaaatatttgcttgttactaaaatagaagataaactctaagttagccttaaaaaaaacccagtagataacaaataaccaaagacgttagcatgttgctaaaatattagctaaactctaaattggctCAATCATTAGAATGATTAATGTTTGAAGGGAACAActaatttttggtttttgaaattAGGCAGCTTGTTAGGCTTCTTAGGTGTTGACATTGGTTGGGAAAACATTCTAAACTTTACG
It encodes:
- the si:ch211-112c15.8 gene encoding tumor necrosis factor receptor superfamily member 1A; this encodes MVVIKPCTVTSNTQCDCKEGYFMKDSCMACSSVRGTKYRNSEDYKKKCLNKKKCPGDPTCPTTPVLPTNPSTATPTTTATTTATTTATATTTAIAKTTATTTAIAKTTATTTATTTAAATTATAKTTATTTATTTAAATTATAKTTATTTAAATTATATTTAATTTTTTIPHPIKIEPFKENPTLYLAVHLVLLVIFLLLFGLLLLCCWKTKGSPHRLFCWRLTKTFKIADQESAYLERLSHQSSSPAPPGHSRDQTYSEENSAMLGCYEAPPPIQPDSTHTDRWPAVVLYEVIKEVPLRRWKEFLRLLSVNDQQMERIELETGLGSLEKQYQMLRLWSQHSSASVKDIFSSLYYMDLSGCAQRLQESLEKLRQMPEEADSYV